In the Patescibacteria group bacterium genome, one interval contains:
- the rpsL gene encoding 30S ribosomal protein S12, with product MSTVNQLIRHGRTRIAKKSKSPALQFTLDTLHRRRTTVAAPFKRGVCVKVTTMTPKKPNSALRKIARVRLSNGMEVTAYIPGIGHNLQEHSIVLIRGGRVKDLPGVRYHIVRGVYDTSGVATRRQGRSLYGAKRPKKS from the coding sequence ATGTCAACAGTCAACCAGCTTATCAGGCACGGAAGAACGCGAATAGCGAAAAAATCAAAATCGCCGGCATTGCAATTCACTCTTGATACGCTCCATCGCAGGCGCACGACCGTGGCAGCGCCGTTCAAACGAGGAGTCTGTGTCAAAGTAACGACAATGACGCCAAAGAAACCGAACTCCGCATTGCGCAAAATCGCCCGTGTTCGTTTGTCGAACGGCATGGAAGTAACGGCATATATTCCGGGTATTGGCCATAACCTCCAAGAGCACTCCATCGTGCTTATCCGAGGTGGGCGCGTAAAAGACCTTCCGGGTGTGCGCTATCACATTGTCCGCGGCGTGTATGATACGTCCGGAGTTGCCACGCGCCGCCAGGGCCGATCGCTCTATGGCGCAAAACGACCTAAAAAATCTTAA